The segment TAATTCGCGGGAACCTCTGCCGACAATTCCTCCGTGAAGGCAACAGAAGTCTCTGTTCTCGTTATCGACCCCCTACAGAATGAAGTCGATTCTTTTCAGTCAGGTACGGTTCAGACCTATCAGGCAACTCAGGTACATCAACACGACTTGGCAAACCTTAACGGTTAGCGAGAGTTTCCCAGCGATCGTGAGCTTAGATACTTCCCAGATAGGCACGCAGGCTACGGATGATCTGTCTGGCACGGATTTGGAATTTTTCTGCAGAGGGAGGCTTCACCGCTGGGGTGACTGTTACTTGAATCTCGGAGACTTTATGCCCTCCTTGCTTGCGACTCTGGCTGTCGAACTCGAGTCGCATCTGAACTGGTTGACGCTCGGGAGATTTCCCCCATCCACTCAACATCCCGGAGCGACCGACTTTCATTAATACCTGTTCCGAATCGACTTCTTTCAGTACAGCGTGATTCTCTTCCAAAAATGCTTTCAATTTATAAACGATCATATCCGCGCTGGTGCAGGCGGTAATCGTTTGAATATGCTCCATGGCATTCACAGAGATTTTTTCGGCCGGCTTACCTTCGACCACTTCCTCGCTCTGCTCCAGCCGAGTCAATGAGCAAACTCGATTCCGGCCGGTTTCCTTGGCTTGATACAGAGCCTTGTCGGCTCGTCGAACGACATCATGAACAACGTCGCCAGTCTCAATTTGCGCTACACCGAAAGAGGATGTCACTGTGGCACGGGGTAACCCACCAACCGAAGCATGCTCGATGGCAAGTCGAAAACGGTTCGCTTTTTGAATGGCCATTTCAAAATCTGTATTCGGACACAGCACGACAAACTCTTCTCCACCATATCGGCCCACAACTTCACCAGAATAAGTTTCTGCCTCAAGTAACCTGGCAAGATCAATCAACACGCGGTCCCCAACGGCATGCCCATGAGAATCGTTGATCGACTTGAAGTAGTCGACGTCGAGAAAAATGGCGCTGAATATTTCTTTTTTGCCCTTCTTATCGAAAAGCTGAAACATCGACTGCAGCTGACGTTCCAGTTCGCCTCGGTTGGCGATTTTGGTCAGAGCATCCCGGCTGGCGGCAAGCTTGAGTTGCTGCATCTCATCGCCACCACTTTTTTCGACGGTCTTCTGGTTAAAGAGAATTTCCAGCACTCCAAGGATCTGATTTTTTTCGCCCACGATCGGTATCGATTGAACTTCAAATTCATCCAATAGTTCACTCTCATTCATCAAGTAATAAGTGCTTAATACCGACTTCTTGCTTGAATGGGCTAGTAATAATGCCTGATCCTCAAGACCGATCTTTTTTCGTTTCTCGCTGTAATAGGTCAGCAACTCTGGATTCCAATCGATATGGATCATTTCATTCGCTGATCTCCCGGTAAGCTGCTGCATCCCCTGGCTCCACATGACGATGTCCATCTTGCGGTCGACCAGATAGAAGCCGCTGTAATGCTCATCCAGCGAGGCCAGATACTGCATGATCTGGTGAATATTACGTTCGGCCAGAATTGATTCGCGTGTTTCCTTCAACTGGCCCGCTGGA is part of the Polystyrenella longa genome and harbors:
- a CDS encoding diguanylate cyclase, giving the protein MTSQETQTSSVASADSNQMVSPEIAIDRTNANVAVRRSGTSSELVTLFHLASLSGENSEQKERRRLGIGDDNKPSEGNQENQVSKSLLSVLLSALRSYDPYIYLHSQRVALISTKIASKLGWNEAQQREMEVAALLHDFGKISVPQHILNKPGRLNPIERELMSRHLFNASCLLQAFKIPLSIITILVEAERAQIIKKLLQNNSLSNTSLGARILTVADAYDSLRSSQVYRSGKSHADAIQILFEQSPARFDGAVVSALQSWVDKDAAAQMIYKEGATNEIPAGQLKETRESILAERNIHQIMQYLASLDEHYSGFYLVDRKMDIVMWSQGMQQLTGRSANEMIHIDWNPELLTYYSEKRKKIGLEDQALLLAHSSKKSVLSTYYLMNESELLDEFEVQSIPIVGEKNQILGVLEILFNQKTVEKSGGDEMQQLKLAASRDALTKIANRGELERQLQSMFQLFDKKGKKEIFSAIFLDVDYFKSINDSHGHAVGDRVLIDLARLLEAETYSGEVVGRYGGEEFVVLCPNTDFEMAIQKANRFRLAIEHASVGGLPRATVTSSFGVAQIETGDVVHDVVRRADKALYQAKETGRNRVCSLTRLEQSEEVVEGKPAEKISVNAMEHIQTITACTSADMIVYKLKAFLEENHAVLKEVDSEQVLMKVGRSGMLSGWGKSPERQPVQMRLEFDSQSRKQGGHKVSEIQVTVTPAVKPPSAEKFQIRARQIIRSLRAYLGSI